The Arthrobacter sp. NicSoilC5 genome has a window encoding:
- the bcp gene encoding thioredoxin-dependent thiol peroxidase, protein MSPTLTTKLQPGTPAPDFTLRDAQGRETSLADYRGKNVIVYFYPKAATPGCTTEACDFRDSLASLQGKGYEVVGISPDAQEALAGFSGDFSLTFPLLSDPDHAVALAYGAWGEKLVQGEIHEGIVRSTVVVDPAGNVTLAQYQVQADGHVGRLKEALGL, encoded by the coding sequence ATGAGCCCCACCCTGACCACCAAGCTTCAGCCCGGCACCCCGGCTCCTGATTTCACCCTCCGGGACGCCCAGGGCCGCGAGACCTCTCTGGCCGATTACCGTGGCAAGAACGTCATTGTCTACTTCTACCCGAAGGCCGCGACCCCCGGCTGCACCACCGAGGCCTGCGACTTCCGCGACAGCCTGGCCTCCCTGCAGGGCAAGGGCTACGAGGTAGTGGGCATCTCCCCCGACGCGCAGGAAGCCCTGGCCGGCTTCAGCGGCGACTTCTCCCTCACCTTCCCCCTCCTCTCCGACCCCGACCACGCGGTTGCCCTGGCCTACGGCGCCTGGGGCGAAAAGCTGGTCCAGGGCGAAATCCACGAAGGCATCGTCCGCTCCACGGTTGTGGTGGACCCTGCAGGAAACGTCACCCTGGCCCAGTACCAGGTACAGGCCGACGGCCACGTTGGCCGCCTCAAGGAAGCCCTGGGACTCTAG
- a CDS encoding MFS transporter has product MTQQEPGSAAADPDTVAASLRTPAERSRTFAGILVNTALANITTSYLWFALTFWLYLETRNVIATGVVGGAYMLLIALSSISFGTFVDRYRKLAVMRFAAGLTLVMFVLSGVMFLLTPAPSLLDLGQPWFWIFTLIILVGAVVENLRNIALSTTVTILIEPERRANANGLVGMVQGLMFIVTSLLSGLSIGLLGMGWTIAVALVLTALAAAHLLTLRMPEEMRAAASDAHGGFDLRGSFTAVLAISGLFALILFSTFNNFIGGVYMALMDPYGLEMFSVEMWGAVFAVGSTGFILGGALIGKFGLGANPLRTLLVAVAAMGVLGAVFTLREWAWLYILGIWLYLVLVPFVEAAEQTVIQRVVPLERQGRVFGFAMAFESAAAPVTAFLVAPIAQFWIIPYARSAEGAALLAPLLGEGTSRGIALVFLVAGIIMIAAALLAFLAPVYRRVSASYAQVAAETAH; this is encoded by the coding sequence ATGACCCAGCAGGAACCGGGCAGTGCTGCCGCGGATCCGGATACCGTTGCCGCCTCCCTGCGCACGCCGGCTGAGCGCTCCCGCACCTTCGCCGGAATCCTGGTCAACACGGCACTGGCCAACATCACCACCAGCTACCTGTGGTTCGCCCTGACGTTCTGGCTGTACCTGGAGACGCGCAACGTCATAGCCACCGGGGTGGTGGGCGGCGCGTACATGCTGCTGATTGCCCTGTCCAGCATCAGCTTCGGCACGTTCGTGGACCGGTACCGGAAGCTGGCCGTGATGCGGTTCGCCGCCGGACTCACCCTGGTGATGTTCGTGCTGTCAGGGGTGATGTTCCTGCTCACGCCTGCCCCATCCCTGCTGGACCTGGGGCAGCCATGGTTCTGGATTTTTACGCTGATCATCCTGGTCGGCGCCGTGGTGGAAAACCTGCGGAACATCGCCCTGTCCACCACAGTGACCATCCTCATCGAACCGGAACGGCGGGCGAATGCCAACGGGCTGGTGGGGATGGTGCAGGGCCTGATGTTCATCGTCACCTCCCTGCTGTCCGGGCTGTCCATCGGGTTGCTGGGCATGGGCTGGACCATCGCCGTCGCGCTGGTGCTTACGGCGCTGGCTGCGGCACACCTGCTGACCCTCCGGATGCCCGAGGAGATGCGTGCGGCGGCATCGGACGCCCACGGCGGATTCGACCTCCGGGGCTCGTTCACGGCAGTGCTGGCCATATCGGGGCTCTTCGCGCTGATCCTGTTTTCAACGTTCAACAACTTCATCGGCGGCGTCTACATGGCATTGATGGACCCGTACGGGCTGGAAATGTTCTCGGTGGAGATGTGGGGTGCGGTCTTCGCGGTTGGATCCACGGGATTCATCCTTGGCGGTGCCCTGATCGGCAAGTTCGGGCTCGGTGCCAACCCCTTGCGCACCCTCCTGGTCGCCGTGGCGGCCATGGGCGTACTCGGCGCGGTCTTTACGCTGCGGGAGTGGGCGTGGCTCTACATCCTGGGGATCTGGCTGTACCTGGTGCTGGTCCCGTTCGTGGAGGCGGCAGAACAAACCGTCATCCAGCGGGTGGTGCCGCTGGAACGGCAGGGGCGTGTCTTCGGGTTCGCCATGGCGTTTGAGTCCGCCGCGGCCCCCGTCACGGCGTTCCTCGTCGCGCCCATCGCCCAGTTTTGGATCATCCCGTATGCGCGGTCCGCGGAGGGCGCCGCGCTCCTGGCGCCGTTGCTGGGTGAGGGCACCTCCCGCGGCATCGCCCTGGTGTTCCTGGTGGCCGGAATCATCATGATCGCGGCCGCACTGCTGGCCTTCCTTGCCCCGGTCTACCGGCGGGTTTCCGCGTCGTATGCGCAGGTGGCGGCAGAAACTGCGCATTAA
- a CDS encoding GNAT family N-acetyltransferase, with amino-acid sequence MAIEVRPATSFEDVKILVGPKRPDATVCWCLSYRIPSKQNVSLRGEERGELARQLVAQDPPPGVVAYDGGEPVGWAAVHPRADTSFARNRRIPHVDDRDAWSVWCLRVRPGQRGKGISHHLLAGAVALARAYGAPVVEGYPVDNGGHKVDLTMAYVGTRRLFEDAGFTKAADTTSVLNGFPRVLMRLELA; translated from the coding sequence ATGGCCATTGAGGTGCGCCCGGCAACCAGCTTCGAGGACGTCAAAATACTCGTGGGGCCCAAACGGCCCGACGCCACCGTCTGCTGGTGCCTGAGCTACCGGATTCCCTCGAAGCAGAACGTGTCATTGCGGGGCGAAGAGCGCGGGGAGCTGGCCAGGCAGCTGGTGGCGCAGGATCCACCGCCAGGCGTGGTGGCGTACGACGGCGGCGAACCGGTCGGGTGGGCAGCGGTGCACCCGCGCGCGGACACCAGTTTCGCCCGGAACCGCAGAATCCCGCATGTGGATGACAGGGACGCCTGGTCTGTCTGGTGCTTGCGCGTCCGTCCCGGCCAGCGGGGCAAGGGAATCTCGCACCACCTGCTGGCCGGCGCAGTGGCTCTGGCGCGCGCTTATGGGGCTCCCGTGGTGGAGGGCTATCCCGTGGACAACGGCGGCCACAAGGTGGACCTCACCATGGCTTATGTGGGAACCCGCAGGCTGTTCGAGGATGCCGGCTTCACCAAGGCGGCAGACACAACCTCGGTGCTCAACGGCTTTCCCCGGGTGCTGATGCGCCTGGAGCTGGCATGA
- a CDS encoding SpoIIE family protein phosphatase, which translates to MVSPSESRRAVVIEDDPDIRGLLVRVLVKQGFDVTQAGAGLPGVEEVRRRKPDLVTLDLNLPDLDGLEVCKLLREFSDAFIVMLTARADELDKLTGLDNGADEYISKPFSPRELQSRINALFRRRPSAAAESAARGELERATEVQQSLLPKEDIRVDGYDVAGLFRPSRNVGGDFYDWYQTPGGLHLTFADAMGKGMGAALIAATVRAVMRSTGLRQDLDAGFASASKAIAADLDSSNSFVTLFHARLDAASGNVSYVDAGHGLALHVQPAGPADRLPSAGPPVGAWPGTQWPQAELELAPGDSLVVVSDGVLDVFESVEDFTDAVQEATQAAASAQEATNSILALAPAETAQDDVTVVVVRRLPREVAA; encoded by the coding sequence ATGGTCTCTCCCTCCGAATCCCGCCGTGCGGTTGTCATCGAAGATGACCCGGACATCCGCGGACTGCTGGTCCGTGTCCTGGTCAAGCAGGGCTTCGACGTCACCCAGGCGGGAGCCGGCCTGCCGGGCGTGGAGGAGGTCCGCCGCCGCAAGCCCGACCTGGTGACGCTGGACCTCAACCTGCCGGACCTCGACGGACTCGAGGTCTGCAAGCTGTTAAGGGAGTTCTCGGACGCCTTCATCGTGATGCTCACCGCGCGGGCAGACGAACTGGACAAGCTGACCGGCCTGGACAACGGCGCCGACGAATACATCAGCAAGCCGTTCAGCCCCCGCGAGCTGCAGTCCCGGATCAACGCGCTGTTCCGCCGGCGGCCCTCCGCCGCCGCTGAATCCGCAGCCCGCGGCGAGCTGGAACGCGCCACCGAGGTGCAGCAAAGCCTCCTCCCAAAGGAGGACATCCGGGTGGACGGCTACGATGTGGCGGGCCTCTTCCGGCCCTCCCGCAATGTGGGCGGCGACTTCTATGACTGGTACCAGACCCCGGGCGGGCTCCACCTGACGTTCGCCGACGCCATGGGCAAAGGCATGGGCGCGGCACTGATCGCAGCCACCGTCCGCGCCGTCATGCGCTCCACCGGCCTGCGCCAGGATCTCGACGCCGGGTTCGCCTCAGCCAGCAAGGCGATCGCTGCGGACCTGGACTCCTCCAACTCCTTCGTCACCCTGTTCCACGCCCGGCTGGACGCAGCGTCCGGCAACGTCAGCTACGTCGACGCCGGCCACGGCCTTGCGCTGCACGTCCAGCCCGCAGGCCCGGCGGACCGCCTCCCCTCCGCAGGACCGCCAGTGGGTGCCTGGCCCGGGACCCAGTGGCCCCAGGCAGAACTGGAACTGGCCCCGGGGGATTCCCTGGTAGTGGTCAGCGATGGCGTCCTGGACGTCTTTGAATCAGTGGAGGACTTCACCGACGCCGTGCAGGAGGCCACGCAGGCGGCTGCTTCGGCGCAGGAAGCGACCAACTCCATCCTGGCCCTCGCCCCCGCAGAGACCGCCCAGGACGACGTCACGGTGGTCGTGGTCCGCCGGCTCCCCCGGGAGGTGGCCGCGTGA
- a CDS encoding glycosyltransferase, with amino-acid sequence MTRFWTRVVVVLTVLTGLNYIAWRWAASLNWDAWWIALPLVVAETYSLIDVMLFGMTVWKLKIRKGAPQPPHDATVDVFITTYNEDLDMVLTTALAAQKIRHPHSTWILDDGARPELKALCEQHGLGYVTRSEDWTKDLPRHAKAGNLNNALMVTHGEFLLILDADQIPEPDILEKTLGYFNNRRVALVQTPQYFSNVPDSDPLGSQAPLFYGPIQQGKDGWNAAFFCGSNAILRREALMQLGLVGYVKETEKSIRRALAASRAAIKQARKSADVESPLVAEVLDEVEAATREAQEEVDAGQPLSEVTYRVRRRVDAAVQTLVQADVAALQADLEEIAAMELAHVGESGVPVVADDAVQRMSARDWSPLGALESVQAVLDALTVERSNEAQPVMPLATISVTEDMATAMRMHAMGWESVYHHEILAYGLAPEDIATMLTQRLRWAQGTIQVLLRENPLVQKGLKIGQRLMYFATMWTYLSGFAAVIYFAAPIIYLLLGILPVSSLSWDFFIRFIPFMVVNQLLFAVAGRGIPTWRGQQYSLALFPTWIKACTTAARNVWFGRPLGFAVTPKARQSGGPSWSLIRPQIVVSVLLALAAVVGIVRLATGLAEPLGTLVNVVWVVFDLVVMSILVRAVLYKGYEPAAEPANREES; translated from the coding sequence GTGACCCGCTTCTGGACCCGCGTGGTGGTGGTGCTCACCGTCCTGACCGGCCTGAACTACATCGCCTGGCGCTGGGCGGCATCCCTCAACTGGGATGCCTGGTGGATTGCCCTCCCCCTGGTGGTGGCTGAAACTTACAGCCTCATCGACGTCATGCTCTTCGGCATGACGGTGTGGAAGCTGAAGATCCGCAAGGGGGCGCCGCAGCCCCCGCACGATGCCACCGTGGACGTCTTCATCACCACCTACAACGAGGACCTGGACATGGTCCTCACCACGGCGCTGGCGGCCCAGAAAATCCGGCACCCGCACAGCACCTGGATCCTGGACGACGGCGCACGGCCGGAACTCAAGGCGCTGTGCGAACAGCACGGCCTGGGCTACGTCACCCGGAGCGAAGACTGGACCAAAGACCTCCCCCGGCATGCCAAGGCGGGCAACCTCAACAACGCCCTCATGGTCACCCACGGCGAGTTCCTGCTGATCCTGGACGCGGACCAGATCCCCGAGCCGGACATCCTGGAAAAGACCCTGGGCTACTTCAACAACCGCCGGGTGGCCCTGGTCCAGACACCCCAGTACTTCAGCAACGTTCCTGACAGCGACCCGCTGGGCAGCCAGGCACCGCTGTTCTACGGCCCCATCCAGCAGGGCAAGGACGGCTGGAACGCCGCCTTCTTCTGCGGCTCCAACGCCATCCTGCGCCGCGAGGCCCTGATGCAGCTGGGCCTGGTGGGCTACGTCAAGGAAACCGAAAAGAGCATCCGCCGCGCTTTGGCCGCCTCCCGGGCAGCCATCAAGCAGGCCCGGAAGTCGGCGGACGTGGAGTCACCCCTGGTGGCGGAGGTCCTGGACGAGGTGGAGGCTGCCACCCGCGAAGCCCAGGAGGAAGTGGATGCCGGCCAGCCCCTCAGCGAGGTCACCTACCGGGTCCGCCGCCGCGTGGACGCCGCAGTGCAGACCCTGGTCCAGGCCGACGTCGCAGCCCTGCAGGCGGACCTTGAGGAAATCGCCGCCATGGAACTGGCCCACGTGGGCGAGTCCGGCGTCCCGGTGGTTGCGGACGACGCAGTCCAGCGCATGTCCGCCCGTGACTGGTCGCCCCTGGGCGCCCTGGAATCTGTCCAGGCCGTGCTGGATGCGCTGACCGTGGAACGCAGCAACGAAGCCCAGCCCGTCATGCCCCTGGCCACCATTTCCGTCACCGAGGACATGGCTACCGCCATGCGCATGCACGCCATGGGCTGGGAGAGCGTCTACCACCACGAGATCCTGGCGTACGGCCTGGCGCCCGAGGACATAGCCACCATGCTGACGCAGCGCCTCCGCTGGGCCCAGGGCACCATCCAGGTGCTGCTCCGGGAGAACCCCCTGGTGCAGAAGGGCCTCAAAATCGGCCAGCGCCTGATGTACTTCGCCACCATGTGGACCTACCTCAGCGGGTTCGCCGCCGTCATCTACTTCGCGGCCCCCATTATCTACCTGCTGCTGGGCATCCTGCCGGTCAGCAGCCTCAGCTGGGACTTCTTCATCCGTTTCATCCCGTTCATGGTGGTCAACCAGCTGCTGTTCGCCGTGGCCGGCCGCGGCATCCCCACCTGGCGCGGCCAGCAGTACAGCCTTGCCCTGTTCCCCACCTGGATCAAGGCGTGCACGACGGCGGCCCGCAACGTCTGGTTCGGCCGTCCCCTGGGGTTTGCGGTCACCCCCAAGGCCCGCCAAAGCGGCGGACCCAGCTGGAGCCTCATCCGGCCCCAGATCGTGGTGTCCGTCCTGCTCGCCCTGGCCGCCGTCGTCGGAATTGTCCGCCTGGCCACCGGGCTGGCGGAACCGCTGGGCACCCTGGTTAACGTCGTCTGGGTGGTCTTTGACCTGGTGGTCATGAGCATCCTGGTCCGCGCCGTCCTCTACAAGGGGTACGAGCCGGCCGCAGAACCTGCAAACAGAGAGGAATCCTGA
- a CDS encoding STAS domain-containing protein, which produces MEFSYEVKDSYAEVKADGRLNMVSAPKLREFVTDVIAGGSNRIVVNLENTAFMDSSGLGALIGCLKAARQAGGDLRIAAVQPQVNMVLKLTSMDKVLTAYPTAEEAFSND; this is translated from the coding sequence ATGGAGTTCAGTTATGAGGTCAAAGACTCGTACGCGGAGGTCAAGGCGGACGGGCGGCTGAACATGGTCTCCGCGCCCAAGCTGCGCGAGTTCGTGACGGACGTGATCGCGGGCGGGTCCAACCGGATCGTGGTCAACCTGGAAAACACCGCGTTCATGGACTCCTCGGGCCTCGGCGCGCTGATCGGCTGCCTGAAGGCCGCCCGCCAGGCCGGCGGGGACCTGCGGATCGCTGCCGTACAGCCGCAGGTGAACATGGTCCTGAAGCTGACCAGCATGGACAAGGTCCTCACCGCCTACCCCACGGCCGAGGAGGCGTTCAGCAATGACTGA
- a CDS encoding ATP-binding protein, whose amino-acid sequence MTEVLASRSFRGPAAEDAIEAVHNDLDSLWLDVPFVNDMDQMTFTTAVIESASNIVQHAQPAGDREVELGVETTVQPAMLQARVSAYHAKPPFGPMEPAVPGEDAESGRGLALIEALVTTVTFERQDGTNTWVLSRTSSQD is encoded by the coding sequence ATGACTGAGGTCCTGGCTTCGCGCAGCTTCCGGGGACCCGCTGCCGAGGACGCCATCGAGGCGGTCCACAACGACCTCGACAGCCTCTGGCTCGACGTTCCGTTCGTCAATGACATGGACCAGATGACGTTCACGACGGCGGTCATCGAGTCCGCGTCCAACATCGTCCAGCACGCCCAGCCGGCCGGAGACCGGGAGGTGGAACTGGGTGTGGAGACCACCGTGCAGCCGGCCATGCTGCAGGCACGGGTCAGCGCCTACCACGCGAAGCCGCCGTTCGGCCCCATGGAGCCGGCCGTCCCGGGGGAGGACGCAGAGTCGGGGCGGGGGCTGGCGCTGATCGAGGCGCTGGTGACCACGGTGACCTTCGAACGCCAGGACGGCACCAACACCTGGGTCCTGTCGCGCACGTCATCACAGGACTAG
- the uraD gene encoding 2-oxo-4-hydroxy-4-carboxy-5-ureidoimidazoline decarboxylase, giving the protein MKLAEFNSADPAAAQAILRPCIDVSRWVEAVAGARPYANRDGLLAFAAKAASPFTPAEVEAAMTHHPRIGERPTTAGTEASMSRSEQAGVDPADTAVADALARGNREYEDKFGRVFLIRAAGRSAQDILAALDQRLTNSAEEEDRIVAQQLREIAVLRLEGVISE; this is encoded by the coding sequence ATGAAGCTTGCCGAATTCAACAGCGCGGATCCCGCCGCCGCCCAAGCCATCCTCCGGCCCTGCATCGACGTCAGCCGCTGGGTGGAGGCGGTGGCCGGAGCCCGTCCCTACGCAAACCGCGACGGGCTCCTGGCTTTTGCCGCCAAGGCTGCCAGCCCATTCACACCGGCGGAGGTGGAAGCCGCCATGACCCACCACCCCAGGATCGGGGAACGCCCGACGACGGCCGGCACCGAGGCGTCCATGTCCCGTTCCGAGCAGGCGGGCGTGGACCCGGCGGACACTGCCGTCGCCGACGCCCTGGCGCGCGGGAACCGGGAGTACGAGGACAAGTTCGGCCGCGTCTTCCTGATCCGGGCAGCCGGACGCAGCGCGCAGGACATCCTGGCGGCGCTGGACCAGCGGCTCACCAACTCCGCCGAAGAAGAAGACAGGATCGTGGCCCAGCAGCTGCGCGAAATCGCCGTACTGCGGCTCGAAGGAGTGATCAGCGAATGA
- the uraH gene encoding hydroxyisourate hydrolase, with protein MSVSHVTTHILDTGAGRPAAGVAVVLSKNDAGTWRELAVSSTDADGRAKDLGPEQLDPGHYKLNFATGAYYAGLQTRTFFPEVDLVFEVTGPEHYHVPLLLSPFAYSTYRGS; from the coding sequence ATGAGCGTCTCCCATGTGACCACCCACATCCTCGATACCGGCGCCGGGCGCCCGGCGGCAGGTGTCGCCGTCGTCCTTTCGAAGAACGACGCCGGCACGTGGCGTGAGCTGGCCGTCTCCAGCACCGACGCCGACGGCCGGGCCAAGGACCTGGGGCCGGAGCAGCTTGATCCCGGCCACTACAAACTGAACTTCGCCACGGGCGCCTACTACGCGGGTTTGCAGACGCGGACGTTCTTCCCGGAAGTGGACCTGGTCTTCGAGGTCACCGGCCCCGAGCACTACCACGTGCCCCTGCTCCTGAGCCCGTTCGCGTACTCCACCTACCGCGGCAGCTAG
- a CDS encoding IclR family transcriptional regulator, translating into MASNKETESDTDAEGGQSGGVQSVERALTVLEILAREGHAGVSEIAEEMGIHKSTVSRLMGSLVTREMVHQNSERGKYQLGFGILRLASSIPGRLSLVREARPVLESLAEEFKETVNLAVLRSNYAVNVDQAMGPSTLATYDWVGSLTPLHATSSGKVLLAALEADDRDRILKETGLTARTARTITSRKELDAQLLEVVAKGYAVVREEFEIGLNAVAVPVYNHQGVVIGALSISGPAFRFDPEKIPGLLETLKDAGLKVSANMGYTRH; encoded by the coding sequence ATGGCTTCGAATAAGGAAACTGAATCCGATACCGATGCGGAAGGCGGACAGTCCGGCGGCGTGCAGTCCGTGGAGCGGGCCCTGACCGTCCTGGAGATCCTGGCACGGGAGGGACATGCGGGCGTGAGCGAGATAGCCGAGGAAATGGGGATCCACAAGTCCACCGTGTCCCGGCTGATGGGCTCCTTGGTCACCCGTGAGATGGTCCATCAAAACAGTGAACGGGGCAAGTACCAGCTCGGTTTCGGGATCCTTCGCCTGGCCAGCTCCATTCCCGGCCGCCTGAGCCTGGTGCGCGAGGCAAGGCCCGTCCTGGAGAGCCTGGCGGAAGAGTTCAAGGAAACCGTCAACCTGGCCGTCCTGCGCTCCAACTACGCCGTGAACGTGGACCAGGCCATGGGCCCCTCCACCCTGGCCACTTACGACTGGGTGGGAAGCCTGACCCCGCTGCACGCCACCTCCAGCGGCAAGGTCCTCCTGGCGGCACTGGAGGCGGACGACCGGGACCGGATCCTGAAGGAGACGGGCCTGACTGCCCGCACCGCCCGCACCATCACCTCCCGCAAGGAGCTGGACGCACAGCTGCTCGAGGTAGTGGCCAAGGGGTACGCGGTGGTGCGGGAGGAGTTCGAGATCGGCCTGAATGCCGTGGCAGTGCCCGTCTACAATCACCAAGGCGTCGTCATCGGTGCCCTCAGCATTTCCGGGCCGGCATTCCGGTTCGACCCGGAGAAGATCCCGGGCCTGCTGGAAACCCTTAAGGACGCGGGACTTAAAGTCAGCGCCAACATGGGATACACGCGGCACTGA
- a CDS encoding BCCT family transporter, giving the protein MAINSDLSSAKPKVPPSGDVPPEPLDTYQEEETTTLPAVNEHEQILEELRQSNREQAVSQRRNRKLTLDKATFGITGAIALAFVAWGFLDKDGLATTSKDALDWVMEYTGWLFMVLASLFVVFVLWLALGKFGNIPLGKDGEKPEFRTVSWIAMMFAAGMGIGLMFYGVAEPLYHFVSPPPGTVDGRTPAAIQTAMATSIFHWTLHPWAMYAVVGIAMAYGTYRLGRRQLISAAFTSLFGTRTVEGPVGKVINILAIFATLFGTAASLGLGALQIGSGFTSNGWTGEIGTPVLVGIVAILTACFIASAVSGISRGIQWLSNVNMVLAVVLALIVFVAGPTLFILNLIPSAVGDYLRDLAEMSSRTEAVGDEALRTWMSGWTIFYWAWWISWTPFVGMFIARISRGRTIRQFVTGVLLVPSIVSVIWFGIFGGTAFHIQQEADKAGTPGLMTVTDGKATIDFDGALFNLVKNLPLPPWMIAAVIVLAMVLVAIFFITGADSASLIMASLSSNGSSDPKRALVIFWGALTGAVAAVMLLAGGDQPSEALSGLQRITIVAALPFVVVMLLLCFAITKDLRRDPLSLRRRLADSVVERAIRTGVEQHRGVQFELVTKHECAEGCAQGANCTGTGPDVEEPEPEKAAIR; this is encoded by the coding sequence ATGGCCATTAACAGTGACCTGAGCTCCGCCAAACCCAAAGTGCCGCCTTCAGGGGACGTTCCCCCCGAGCCGCTGGACACCTATCAAGAGGAAGAGACGACGACCCTTCCCGCCGTCAACGAACACGAGCAGATCCTGGAGGAACTGCGGCAGAGCAACAGGGAGCAAGCCGTCTCCCAGCGCCGCAACCGGAAGCTGACCCTGGACAAGGCGACGTTCGGCATCACCGGCGCCATCGCGCTGGCGTTCGTGGCGTGGGGGTTCCTGGACAAGGACGGCCTGGCCACCACTTCGAAGGACGCCCTCGACTGGGTCATGGAGTACACCGGCTGGCTCTTCATGGTCCTCGCGTCCCTGTTCGTCGTCTTCGTCCTGTGGTTGGCCCTGGGCAAGTTCGGCAACATTCCACTCGGCAAGGACGGTGAGAAACCCGAGTTCCGCACAGTGTCATGGATCGCCATGATGTTCGCCGCCGGAATGGGCATCGGCCTGATGTTCTATGGGGTGGCCGAGCCGCTGTACCACTTCGTCTCTCCCCCGCCCGGAACCGTTGACGGCCGGACCCCCGCAGCCATCCAGACGGCCATGGCCACCTCGATCTTCCACTGGACCCTGCACCCCTGGGCCATGTACGCGGTGGTGGGCATCGCCATGGCCTACGGCACCTACCGGCTGGGCCGCAGGCAACTGATCTCCGCTGCCTTCACCTCGCTGTTCGGCACCAGGACCGTAGAGGGGCCGGTGGGCAAGGTCATCAACATCCTGGCCATCTTCGCCACCCTCTTCGGCACCGCCGCGTCACTGGGCCTGGGCGCCCTGCAGATCGGCAGCGGCTTCACGTCCAACGGCTGGACAGGCGAGATCGGAACACCCGTGCTCGTGGGCATCGTGGCGATCCTGACAGCCTGCTTCATCGCGTCCGCCGTGTCCGGCATCAGCCGCGGCATACAGTGGCTGTCCAACGTCAACATGGTCCTTGCGGTGGTCCTCGCCCTCATCGTGTTCGTGGCGGGCCCCACTCTTTTCATCCTCAACCTCATCCCCTCGGCGGTCGGCGACTACTTGCGCGATCTGGCCGAAATGTCCTCCCGCACTGAGGCCGTAGGCGACGAGGCGCTCCGGACCTGGATGTCCGGCTGGACCATCTTCTACTGGGCCTGGTGGATTTCCTGGACGCCCTTCGTGGGCATGTTCATCGCCCGGATCAGCCGGGGCCGCACCATCCGCCAGTTCGTCACCGGCGTACTGCTGGTCCCCAGCATTGTCAGCGTCATCTGGTTCGGCATCTTCGGCGGCACTGCCTTCCATATCCAGCAGGAAGCGGACAAGGCCGGCACGCCTGGCCTGATGACCGTCACCGACGGCAAAGCAACCATCGATTTTGACGGCGCCCTGTTCAACCTTGTGAAGAACCTCCCCCTGCCCCCGTGGATGATTGCGGCCGTGATCGTCCTGGCCATGGTGCTGGTGGCAATCTTCTTCATCACCGGCGCCGACTCCGCGTCCCTGATCATGGCGTCGCTGAGCTCCAACGGCAGTTCCGACCCCAAGCGTGCACTGGTCATTTTCTGGGGCGCCCTCACCGGCGCCGTGGCGGCCGTCATGCTTCTGGCCGGCGGCGACCAGCCCTCCGAAGCGTTGTCAGGCCTGCAACGGATCACCATCGTCGCGGCCCTGCCGTTCGTCGTCGTCATGCTGTTGCTCTGTTTCGCCATCACCAAGGACCTGCGCAGGGACCCCCTCTCCCTGCGCCGCCGGCTGGCGGACTCTGTCGTGGAACGGGCCATCCGTACCGGCGTTGAGCAGCACCGCGGTGTCCAGTTTGAGCTGGTGACAAAGCATGAATGCGCCGAAGGATGCGCCCAGGGCGCAAACTGCACGGGCACGGGTCCGGACGTGGAAGAGCCGGAGCCGGAAAAGGCAGCCATACGGTAG
- a CDS encoding GntR family transcriptional regulator yields MAFEALAVADAMGKKSLADVAYESIRDWLLTLEIKPGELLNDELLAKNLGVGRTPVREALKRLELDRLVKTYPRRGTFATRVDVTDLSFISEIRAQLEPLAAARAARVASPAVRDELRATLEKVEAFDVSSASVTETLQLDAQVHRGIYAAAANPHLEDILIRYDNLATRIWCMVIDRLPDLSHHVREHLDLLRAVIDGDEERAAELARVHVSGFESAVREALFKA; encoded by the coding sequence ATGGCATTCGAAGCTTTAGCGGTGGCGGACGCCATGGGGAAGAAGTCCCTTGCCGACGTCGCCTACGAGAGCATCCGCGACTGGTTGCTGACCCTTGAAATCAAGCCCGGAGAGCTGCTGAACGACGAGCTCCTGGCCAAGAATCTGGGTGTGGGCCGGACTCCGGTACGCGAAGCCCTGAAGCGGCTGGAGCTGGACCGGCTGGTGAAGACCTACCCGCGGCGTGGCACTTTCGCTACCCGGGTGGACGTGACCGACCTTTCCTTTATTTCGGAGATCCGCGCCCAGCTCGAGCCCCTCGCGGCCGCCCGTGCCGCACGGGTGGCTTCCCCCGCGGTCCGGGACGAGCTGCGTGCCACCCTCGAAAAGGTTGAGGCGTTCGATGTGTCCTCGGCGAGCGTGACCGAGACGCTGCAGCTGGATGCCCAGGTGCACCGGGGCATCTACGCCGCCGCCGCCAACCCGCACCTGGAAGACATCCTGATCCGCTACGATAACCTGGCAACGCGCATCTGGTGCATGGTCATCGACCGGCTGCCGGACCTGTCCCACCATGTTCGTGAACACCTCGATCTGCTCCGCGCCGTCATCGACGGTGATGAGGAGCGGGCTGCGGAGCTTGCCCGCGTCCACGTCAGCGGATTCGAGAGCGCGGTCCGTGAGGCGCTTTTCAAGGCCTAG